In the Cohaesibacter gelatinilyticus genome, CAATCTGGGAGTGAATGAACTTCTGCCCGCCAAAACCGGGATTAACGGTCATGATGCAGACGAGATCCACCATATCCAGCAGATATTTCACATCGTCCAGACCTGTGCCCGGATTAAGCGCCAATCCAGCCTTTGCTCCGGTTGCTCGAATGGCTTGCAGGCTGCGATGAATATGCGGGCTGGCCTCGCGGTGGATGGTGATGATGTCAGATCCTGCTTGCGCAAAAGCCTCAACAAGTGGATCAACTGGTTCGATCATCAAATGCACATCCATCACCGTCTTGATATGGGGTCGGATGGCGGCGCAAAGCGGCGGGCCAAAGGTCAGGTTTGGCACGAAATGACCGTCCATGACATCAACATGTACCCAATCACAGCCTTGTGCTTCAATGGTCTCAATCTCCTTGCCGAAATTGGCAAAGTCGGCAGAAAGAATGGAGGGAGCAATCTTGATATTGCGATCAAAATTCATGAGGTTTCTCCCTCAGTTGAAGCCTTGGTGACAACGGGTCGATCAACATCCAGTCCACCTTCAAAAACTCGGCTCTGGCGAATATCGCTTTGCTCAATGGTTGAAAGGGCTTTGGCATCCAGCGAGCCTCTATTGCTGGCAAAGAGGCGATTGGCCTGTCTCAGTCGGGCGCGATCCAGTGCATTTCGAATGGAGCGGGCATTTGCAAAATGAGGCTGATTGCGTCGTAAGCTGACATATTCTGCCATGGCGGCTCTGGCTTCTTCATCAAAGCCATAATTCTGCTGGTCGAGCATCAGCTCGGAAATTGAGAGCAGTTCATCATCAGTATAGTCAGGGAATTCGATATGGTGGGCGATGCGTGACCGAAAACCGGGGTTGGCGGCGAAGAATTTGTCCATACGATCAGCATAGCCAGCCATGATCACAACCAGATCATCGCGGTTGTTCTCCATCACTTGCAAAAGAATCTCGATGGCTTCCTGACCATAATCGCGTTCATTGTCG is a window encoding:
- the rpe gene encoding ribulose-phosphate 3-epimerase, with amino-acid sequence MNFDRNIKIAPSILSADFANFGKEIETIEAQGCDWVHVDVMDGHFVPNLTFGPPLCAAIRPHIKTVMDVHLMIEPVDPLVEAFAQAGSDIITIHREASPHIHRSLQAIRATGAKAGLALNPGTGLDDVKYLLDMVDLVCIMTVNPGFGGQKFIHSQIEKIRELRSMIGDRPIHIEIDGGVTSETAPLVAEAGADVLVAGSAIFNGGSVDQADIYGHNIRAIREAASAACVAA
- the cbbX gene encoding CbbX protein, translating into MNINSDCQPDRELPQTVDLAAEYESSGVADVLRELDEDLIGLEPVKQRIRETAALLLVDRARRDMGLSTETPTLHMSFTGNPGTGKTTVALMMAGLLKRLGYVRKGHLVTVTRDDLVGQYIGHTAPKTKEVLKKAMGGVLFIDEAYYLYKPDNERDYGQEAIEILLQVMENNRDDLVVIMAGYADRMDKFFAANPGFRSRIAHHIEFPDYTDDELLSISELMLDQQNYGFDEEARAAMAEYVSLRRNQPHFANARSIRNALDRARLRQANRLFASNRGSLDAKALSTIEQSDIRQSRVFEGGLDVDRPVVTKASTEGETS